In one window of Aceticella autotrophica DNA:
- a CDS encoding TPM domain-containing protein yields MLFLMFLQVVYSAPNIPPKPSSKNYVYDYAGLINPNDSAQIEKIGNAIESASGAQVVVVTVNDIGEYPIEDYALQLFRNWGIGQKDKNNGVLLLVDKKRLLEGKSGKVRIEVGYGLEGAIPDSVAGSILDDYVLPSWDKKNYSEGILNGYKAISAKVAKEYNININEFNTDNYAVKTTETNSNLKNIIATIILLIILLSIFGGGRKGRFWWTGGGGFGGFGGGGGFGGFGGSGGGFGGGSAGGGGASR; encoded by the coding sequence ATGTTGTTTTTAATGTTTCTTCAGGTCGTCTATTCAGCGCCTAATATACCTCCTAAACCTTCTTCAAAAAACTATGTTTATGATTATGCAGGTCTTATAAATCCTAATGACTCAGCACAGATTGAAAAAATAGGCAATGCGATTGAAAGTGCCAGCGGTGCGCAGGTTGTTGTGGTTACAGTAAATGATATAGGAGAATACCCTATAGAGGACTATGCATTACAGCTTTTCAGAAACTGGGGCATAGGACAGAAGGATAAAAATAATGGAGTTTTATTATTAGTCGATAAAAAAAGACTTTTAGAGGGTAAAAGCGGCAAAGTTAGAATAGAGGTGGGCTATGGTCTTGAAGGGGCAATACCGGATTCCGTAGCCGGCAGTATATTGGATGATTATGTATTACCCTCATGGGATAAAAAAAATTATTCTGAAGGGATTTTAAATGGTTATAAAGCAATTTCAGCAAAGGTAGCCAAGGAATACAATATAAATATTAATGAATTTAACACAGATAATTATGCGGTTAAAACAACTGAAACAAATAGCAATTTAAAGAATATTATTGCTACAATTATTTTACTTATTATTTTACTTAGTATATTTGGCGGAGGTAGAAAGGGCCGTTTCTGGTGGACCGGTGGTGGCGGCTTTGGAGGTTTCGGTGGAGGCGGCGGCTTCGGAGGTTTCGGCGGAAGTGGCGGAGGCTTTGGAGGCGGCTCAGCCGGTGGAGGCGGAGCCAGTCGTTAA
- a CDS encoding NifU family protein: MKEEVEKIINRLRPSLQADGGDVELVDVTSDGVVSVKLKGACGGCPFAMITLKEGIEKALKEEIPGIKEVISI; encoded by the coding sequence ATGAAAGAAGAAGTAGAAAAAATTATTAATCGTTTAAGACCTTCATTACAAGCAGATGGAGGCGATGTTGAACTCGTAGATGTAACTTCTGATGGCGTTGTCAGTGTCAAATTAAAAGGTGCATGCGGTGGTTGTCCGTTTGCAATGATAACACTAAAAGAAGGCATAGAAAAAGCATTGAAAGAAGAAATACCCGGAATAAAGGAAGTAATTTCAATATAA
- a CDS encoding cold-shock protein yields MVRGKVKWFNAEKGYGFLEREDGTDVFVHYSAIEQDGFKTLEEGQEVEFEIVEAAKGPQAANVKRVS; encoded by the coding sequence ATGGTAAGAGGTAAAGTAAAATGGTTCAATGCTGAAAAAGGTTATGGCTTTTTAGAAAGAGAAGATGGCACAGACGTATTTGTACATTATTCAGCTATTGAACAAGATGGATTTAAGACATTAGAGGAAGGTCAGGAGGTAGAATTTGAAATCGTTGAGGCTGCAAAAGGTCCACAGGCAGCAAATGTTAAAAGAGTTTCATAA
- a CDS encoding type II toxin-antitoxin system RelE family toxin encodes MKKTYNIELSKKASKFILNQSKNQQKRLLKAIYKLPEGIINPLKGYEPMQKIRVGDYRIIFEINEKQSLIRIYTIGNRGDVYKKI; translated from the coding sequence GTGAAAAAGACTTACAATATTGAATTATCTAAAAAGGCATCAAAGTTTATATTAAATCAATCAAAAAATCAACAAAAAAGATTATTAAAAGCAATATATAAATTGCCTGAAGGTATTATAAATCCGCTTAAGGGATATGAACCTATGCAAAAAATAAGAGTTGGAGATTATAGAATAATATTTGAAATCAATGAAAAACAATCTTTGATTCGTATTTATACCATTGGAAATCGTGGTGATGTATATAAGAAAATATAA
- a CDS encoding DUF6429 family protein, producing the protein MVNDLNEKIKELTLILLYLTSWEEKILDIKYHRSWKGYDFDILDELADDDLISKEHRSKSVAITDAGINKAKELLKKYKIEDN; encoded by the coding sequence ATGGTTAACGATTTAAATGAGAAAATAAAAGAGCTAACACTGATTTTGTTGTACTTAACATCATGGGAAGAGAAAATTTTAGACATAAAATATCACAGAAGCTGGAAAGGATATGACTTTGATATATTAGATGAGCTTGCCGATGATGACTTAATTAGCAAGGAACACAGATCAAAATCTGTTGCCATTACTGATGCAGGAATAAATAAGGCTAAGGAGTTATTAAAAAAATACAAAATAGAAGATAATTAA